From Actinoplanes oblitus, a single genomic window includes:
- the pilM gene encoding type IV pilus assembly protein PilM: protein MAGATPIGLDVGSSSIRAVEVRRTKDDYTLTNFGQIPLAPGTVHGGVVQDPQTVTNSLKQLWAASRFGTKRVHLGVTNPQLVVREMSIANLPAGQMRQALPFQVKDQLPLAVERALLDFYPLEQPGNNPTVRGLLIAMPKDAVVDLVQAVEKAGLHVTGVDLASFALLRAASRLDAQVEAIVDIGADITSVVVHADGEPLFVRTLPRGGSEITDSIATRLGIPAIQAEGLKCRFGLHGDGTPDSVAALTDAVRPLASELRSSFTYLASGERQKQVTRLALSGGGALMPGLAEHLQEQLGIAVMYADSTSRLRDTRRARERGFDSFVPSAAVSIGLTLGAGR from the coding sequence ATGGCTGGCGCAACACCGATCGGGCTGGACGTCGGCTCGTCCTCGATCCGGGCCGTCGAGGTCCGTCGCACCAAGGACGACTACACGCTCACCAACTTCGGGCAGATCCCGCTCGCCCCGGGCACCGTGCACGGCGGCGTGGTGCAGGACCCGCAGACCGTCACCAACTCGCTCAAGCAGCTCTGGGCGGCGTCCCGGTTCGGCACCAAGCGGGTGCACCTCGGGGTGACCAACCCGCAGCTGGTGGTCCGCGAGATGTCGATCGCCAACCTGCCGGCCGGCCAGATGCGTCAGGCCCTGCCGTTCCAGGTCAAGGACCAGCTGCCGCTCGCCGTCGAGCGGGCGCTGCTGGACTTCTACCCGCTGGAGCAGCCCGGCAACAACCCGACCGTACGCGGCCTGCTGATCGCCATGCCCAAGGACGCCGTGGTCGACCTGGTACAGGCGGTGGAGAAGGCCGGCCTGCACGTGACCGGCGTCGACCTGGCCTCGTTCGCCCTGCTGCGCGCCGCCTCCCGGCTGGACGCCCAGGTCGAGGCGATCGTCGACATCGGCGCCGACATCACCAGCGTGGTGGTGCACGCCGACGGCGAGCCGCTGTTCGTCCGGACCCTGCCGCGCGGCGGCTCGGAGATCACCGACAGCATCGCCACCCGGCTGGGCATCCCGGCGATCCAGGCCGAGGGCCTCAAGTGCCGGTTCGGCCTGCACGGCGACGGCACACCGGACAGCGTGGCGGCGCTCACCGACGCGGTCCGCCCGCTCGCCAGCGAGCTGCGCAGCTCGTTCACCTACCTGGCCTCCGGCGAACGGCAGAAGCAGGTCACCCGCCTGGCGTTGTCCGGTGGCGGCGCGCTGATGCCCGGCCTCGCCGAGCACCTGCAGGAGCAGCTCGGCATCGCCGTGATGTACGCGGACAGCACCTCCCGCCTGCGCGACACCCGCCGGGCCCGGGAGCGCGGGTTCGACAGTTTCGTGCCGTCGGCAGCCGTGTCGATCGGCCTCACCCTGGGAGCGGGCCGATGA
- a CDS encoding prepilin peptidase, with the protein MPQYPLFCVIGLLGLAVGSFLNVVIHRVPRGESLVHPGSHCPHCGHAVRNRHNVPVLGWLLLRGRCADCATPISARYPLVEAGTAALFVAVAARFGWSWALPGYLYLAAVAIALALIDLDVMRLPDKIVLPSYAVAAALLAPAALLAGDPAALLRGALAAALLYLLYRVLAVWGMGGGDVKLAPLLGFYLGWLGWSAVAIGAFAGFLLGGLAGAVLLLTRAAGRKTRVPFGPYMLAGAFLAVFAAAPIGDWYANLLTSASY; encoded by the coding sequence ATGCCGCAGTACCCACTGTTCTGTGTCATCGGCCTCCTCGGGCTCGCGGTGGGCTCGTTCCTGAACGTCGTGATCCACCGAGTCCCCCGCGGCGAGTCGCTGGTCCACCCCGGTTCGCACTGCCCGCACTGCGGCCACGCGGTCCGCAACCGGCACAACGTCCCGGTCCTCGGCTGGCTGCTGCTGCGCGGCCGGTGCGCCGACTGCGCCACCCCGATCAGCGCCCGGTACCCGCTGGTCGAGGCCGGGACGGCAGCCCTCTTCGTCGCGGTGGCCGCCCGTTTCGGCTGGTCCTGGGCCCTGCCCGGCTACCTCTACCTGGCCGCCGTCGCGATCGCCCTGGCGCTGATCGACCTGGACGTGATGCGGCTCCCCGACAAGATCGTCCTCCCCTCGTACGCGGTGGCCGCCGCCCTGCTCGCCCCGGCCGCCCTGCTGGCCGGCGACCCGGCCGCCCTGCTCCGCGGTGCGCTCGCCGCGGCCCTGCTCTACCTGCTCTACCGCGTCCTCGCCGTGTGGGGGATGGGCGGCGGCGACGTGAAGCTCGCCCCGCTGCTCGGCTTCTACCTCGGCTGGCTCGGCTGGAGCGCGGTGGCGATCGGCGCGTTCGCCGGTTTCCTGCTCGGCGGCCTGGCCGGCGCGGTCCTGCTGCTCACCCGGGCGGCCGGGCGCAAGACCCGGGTCCCGTTCGGCCCGTACATGCTGGCCGGCGCGTTCCTCGCGGTGTTCGCCGCGGCGCCGATCGGCGACTGGTACGCCAACCTGCTCACCTCCGCCTCCTACTGA
- a CDS encoding type II secretion system protein: protein MQNVIDRLAVKRDDILAKKDDDKGFTLIELLVVVVIIGVLVAIAVPVYLNYRQGAADKSAQSDVRGAISAVEQYYTNNGNAYPGTAQQVDNSAGTPATSIMKLTGSNGDATITLSDKTKMQYYPVPATATAPAGYRVCAVNTGGSGKYYVYDSGLGGSVKASSSINSTNFNTCG, encoded by the coding sequence ATGCAGAACGTCATCGACCGCCTGGCCGTCAAGCGCGACGACATCCTCGCCAAGAAGGACGACGACAAGGGCTTCACCCTGATCGAGCTCCTGGTCGTGGTGGTCATCATCGGCGTCCTGGTCGCGATCGCCGTGCCGGTCTACCTGAACTACCGCCAGGGCGCGGCCGACAAGTCGGCGCAGTCCGACGTCCGTGGCGCGATCAGTGCCGTCGAGCAGTACTACACCAACAACGGCAACGCCTACCCGGGTACCGCGCAGCAGGTCGACAACTCCGCCGGCACCCCCGCCACGTCGATCATGAAACTGACCGGCAGCAACGGCGACGCCACCATCACCCTCTCGGACAAGACCAAGATGCAGTACTACCCGGTGCCCGCCACCGCCACCGCCCCCGCCGGCTACCGGGTCTGCGCGGTCAACACCGGCGGCAGCGGCAAGTACTACGTCTACGACAGCGGCCTCGGTGGCTCGGTGAAGGCGTCCAGCTCGATCAACAGCACCAACTTCAACACCTGCGGCTGA
- a CDS encoding type II secretion system F family protein, with translation MSVNKTFTYNTIGPSGKKSKGTIEAPNEAAATHMLKQRGEVPLGLAEAGQGLQRELKIPGLGNRVKLKDLAVFARQFATMTSSGMSLLRSLSIMEEQTSSPPLKKAIGEVRADVAAGGGLSTSMAKHDRVFPRLMVAMIRAGETGGMIDRALEQIADSLEKDTALRGKIKSALTYPAIVLGFTFVLIAAMLIFIVPIFEGMFKSLGGELPAITQFLVTTSHNMWWIGPLALAVGIGSTVAYKHQLRTSAEFRLAVDKLKIRLPVFGSLFQKLAMSRFSRNLGLLLNVGVPVMQALAVVGETTGNEVINIAMKDIQGTVRDGQPMSSAMRHHKIFPEMVNQMIEVGEESGQISQMLDKVADFYDREVDSAAESLAASIEPIMVLVMGAVVGGMVVCLYLPMFTIYQNIQSS, from the coding sequence GTGAGCGTCAACAAGACCTTCACCTACAACACGATCGGACCCTCGGGCAAGAAGTCCAAGGGGACCATCGAGGCCCCCAACGAGGCGGCCGCCACCCACATGCTCAAACAGCGTGGCGAGGTGCCACTCGGGCTGGCCGAGGCCGGGCAGGGTCTGCAGCGGGAGCTGAAGATCCCCGGGCTGGGCAACCGGGTCAAACTCAAGGACCTGGCGGTTTTCGCCAGGCAGTTCGCCACCATGACCTCATCCGGCATGTCGCTGCTGCGCTCCCTCTCGATCATGGAGGAGCAGACCTCGTCGCCGCCGCTGAAGAAGGCGATCGGCGAGGTGCGCGCCGACGTGGCGGCCGGTGGCGGGTTGTCGACGTCGATGGCCAAGCACGACCGGGTGTTCCCGCGCCTGATGGTCGCGATGATCCGGGCCGGCGAGACCGGCGGCATGATCGACCGGGCTCTCGAGCAGATCGCCGACAGCCTGGAGAAGGACACCGCGCTCCGCGGCAAGATCAAGAGTGCGCTGACCTACCCCGCGATCGTGCTGGGCTTCACCTTCGTCCTGATCGCGGCAATGTTGATCTTCATCGTCCCGATCTTCGAGGGGATGTTCAAGAGCCTCGGCGGCGAGCTGCCGGCGATCACCCAGTTCCTGGTCACCACCAGCCACAACATGTGGTGGATCGGGCCGCTCGCGCTGGCCGTCGGCATCGGCAGCACGGTCGCCTACAAGCATCAGCTGCGGACCAGCGCCGAGTTCCGGCTCGCGGTGGACAAGCTCAAGATCCGCCTCCCGGTCTTCGGTTCGCTGTTCCAGAAGCTGGCGATGAGCCGGTTCTCCCGGAACCTCGGCCTGTTGCTGAACGTCGGCGTGCCGGTCATGCAGGCGCTCGCCGTGGTCGGCGAGACCACCGGCAACGAGGTGATCAACATCGCCATGAAGGACATCCAGGGCACCGTCCGCGACGGCCAGCCGATGTCCTCGGCGATGCGGCACCACAAGATCTTTCCCGAGATGGTCAACCAGATGATCGAGGTCGGGGAAGAAAGCGGTCAGATCAGTCAGATGCTCGACAAGGTTGCCGACTTCTACGACAGGGAGGTCGACTCCGCCGCCGAGTCCCTGGCCGCCTCGATCGAACCGATCATGGTGCTCGTCATGGGCGCGGTGGTCGGCGGCATGGTCGTCTGCCTCTACCTGCCGATGTTCACGATCTACCAGAACATCCAGTCGAGCTGA
- a CDS encoding type IV pilus twitching motility protein PilT, which yields MNTIEHEVRQPEAVATADDLAVLDQLLITLVESRGSDLHLTVGSPPMMRVDGSLRPVPGYGKLNASDTELLARAAVTPLQWETFEREQEMDFAHSIVGVSRFRGNLYRQRTSCGAVFRAIPHKIKPLDELGMPESVGRFAHLPRGLVLVTGPTGSGKTTTLASLLDLANRSRADHIITIEDPIEFLHPHKRSIVNQREVGADTETFASALKHALRQDPDIILVGELRDLTTTATALTAAETGHLVMATLHTQSATQTIDRIIDIFPPHQQLQIRAQLAASLQGVVTQALAPRADGKGRTVICEILSATPAIRSLIREGKSHQIPSFMQAGSNEGMLAFDQHLAEKVREGVITMQTALEISHSPEELKRLVGRS from the coding sequence GTGAACACGATCGAGCACGAGGTGCGGCAGCCGGAGGCGGTCGCCACCGCTGACGACCTCGCTGTGCTCGACCAGTTGCTGATCACGCTGGTCGAGTCGCGCGGCTCCGACCTGCACCTGACGGTCGGCTCCCCGCCGATGATGCGGGTCGACGGCTCGCTCCGTCCGGTACCCGGGTACGGCAAGCTGAACGCCTCGGACACCGAGCTGCTGGCCCGCGCGGCGGTCACCCCGCTGCAGTGGGAGACGTTCGAGCGCGAGCAGGAGATGGACTTCGCGCACAGCATCGTCGGCGTCTCCCGGTTCCGCGGCAACCTCTACCGGCAGCGCACCTCGTGCGGCGCGGTCTTCCGGGCCATCCCCCACAAGATCAAGCCGCTGGACGAGCTGGGCATGCCGGAGTCGGTGGGCCGGTTCGCGCACCTGCCCCGCGGCCTGGTGCTGGTCACCGGCCCGACCGGGTCGGGCAAGACCACCACCCTGGCCTCGCTGCTCGACCTGGCCAACCGCAGCCGCGCCGACCACATCATCACCATCGAGGACCCGATCGAGTTCCTCCACCCGCACAAGCGCAGCATCGTGAACCAGCGCGAGGTGGGCGCCGACACCGAGACCTTCGCCAGCGCGCTCAAGCACGCGCTGCGGCAGGACCCGGACATCATCCTGGTCGGTGAGCTGCGCGACCTGACCACCACGGCGACGGCGCTGACCGCCGCCGAGACCGGTCACCTGGTGATGGCGACGCTGCACACGCAGAGCGCCACCCAGACCATCGACCGGATCATCGACATCTTCCCGCCGCACCAGCAGTTGCAGATCCGCGCGCAGCTGGCGGCCAGTCTCCAGGGTGTGGTCACCCAGGCGCTGGCGCCCCGCGCGGACGGCAAGGGCCGGACGGTGATCTGCGAGATCCTCAGCGCGACGCCGGCCATCCGAAGCCTGATCCGGGAGGGCAAGTCGCACCAGATCCCGTCCTTCATGCAGGCCGGCAGCAACGAGGGCATGCTCGCCTTCGACCAGCACCTGGCCGAGAAGGTGCGGGAAGGCGTGATCACCATGCAGACCGCTCTGGAGATCAGCCATTCTCCGGAGGAGCTCAAACGGCTCGTCGGACGGAGCTGA
- a CDS encoding GspE/PulE family protein — protein sequence MDQTFRPLLDALKQIGIDPHAVDAAAEEAQRSGRPVRAVLINDQVVTEEQLTQAAAAAFGINTLDLVGFTPDPTALKRIPLPVVLRHRVLGLAISDGELVVGVTDPADVVALDDVRAATGMTVRPVVVARSEVRRIIEKLQREDSDLGDLVDAESGDSAGMAAQQTSTDDAPIVRYVNSLIEQAVMNRASDLHLEPTEDDMRVRYRIDGVLHEVDIVPRGVMAALTSRIKIMSGVDITEKRVPQNGRITALIRDRTVDLRTATLPTVWGEKLVLRVLDTGGIDLDLRKLGFTEHNLRRFEESFSKPHGMVLVTGPTGSGKSTTLYATLGRISKPEVNVITIEDPVEYRLRGVNQVQVNAKAGLTFAAVLPAILRSDPDVVLIGEIRDGTTAQIAVEAALTGHLLLSTLHTNDAPGAVTRLTEMGIEPFLVGSSLDCVLAQRLARRLCDWCKEAYQPTEEEVLGARWPLEDLAFPQVLYRPVGCRNCANTGYKGRIALHEVMPISPEIESLCIQRAAAGEIREVALAQGMYELRADGLAKAAGGLTSVREVSRVAV from the coding sequence ATGGACCAGACCTTCCGGCCTCTGCTCGATGCCCTGAAGCAGATCGGCATCGACCCGCACGCGGTCGACGCCGCCGCCGAGGAGGCGCAGCGCAGCGGGCGGCCGGTGCGCGCGGTCCTGATCAACGATCAGGTGGTCACCGAGGAGCAGCTGACCCAGGCGGCCGCCGCGGCGTTCGGGATCAACACCCTCGATCTGGTCGGCTTCACGCCGGACCCGACAGCGCTCAAGCGGATCCCGCTGCCGGTGGTCCTGCGGCACCGGGTGCTCGGCCTGGCGATCAGCGACGGCGAGCTGGTGGTCGGCGTGACCGACCCGGCCGACGTGGTGGCGCTGGACGACGTACGGGCCGCGACCGGCATGACGGTCCGCCCGGTGGTGGTGGCCCGCAGCGAGGTCCGGCGGATCATCGAGAAGCTGCAGCGCGAGGACAGCGACCTCGGTGACCTGGTGGACGCCGAGAGCGGCGACTCGGCCGGCATGGCCGCGCAGCAGACCAGCACCGACGACGCCCCGATCGTCAGGTACGTGAACAGCCTGATCGAGCAGGCGGTGATGAACCGCGCCTCGGACCTGCACCTGGAGCCGACCGAGGACGACATGCGGGTGCGGTACCGGATCGACGGCGTGCTGCACGAGGTGGACATCGTGCCGCGTGGCGTGATGGCGGCGCTGACCTCACGCATCAAGATCATGTCGGGCGTCGACATCACCGAGAAGCGGGTGCCGCAGAACGGCCGGATCACGGCGCTGATCCGGGACCGGACGGTGGACCTGCGTACCGCGACGCTGCCCACCGTGTGGGGCGAGAAGCTGGTGCTCCGCGTGCTCGACACCGGCGGCATCGACCTGGACCTGCGCAAGCTCGGGTTCACCGAGCACAACCTGCGCCGGTTCGAGGAGTCGTTCAGCAAGCCGCACGGGATGGTGCTGGTCACCGGCCCGACCGGATCCGGCAAGTCGACGACCCTGTACGCCACGCTGGGCCGGATCAGCAAGCCGGAGGTCAACGTGATCACCATCGAGGACCCGGTCGAGTACCGCCTGCGCGGGGTCAACCAGGTGCAGGTGAACGCGAAGGCCGGGCTGACCTTCGCGGCCGTGCTGCCGGCCATCCTGCGTTCCGACCCGGACGTGGTGCTGATCGGTGAGATCCGGGACGGCACCACCGCGCAGATCGCCGTCGAGGCCGCGCTCACCGGTCACCTGCTGCTCTCCACGCTGCACACCAACGACGCGCCGGGCGCTGTCACCCGGCTCACCGAGATGGGCATCGAGCCGTTCCTGGTCGGCTCGTCGCTGGACTGCGTCCTGGCCCAGCGGCTGGCGCGCCGGCTCTGCGACTGGTGCAAGGAGGCGTACCAGCCGACCGAGGAGGAGGTGCTCGGCGCCCGGTGGCCGCTGGAGGACCTGGCGTTCCCGCAGGTGCTCTACCGGCCGGTGGGCTGCCGCAACTGCGCGAACACCGGGTACAAGGGCCGGATCGCGCTGCACGAGGTGATGCCGATCAGCCCGGAGATCGAGTCGCTGTGCATCCAGCGGGCCGCGGCCGGCGAGATCCGCGAGGTCGCGCTCGCCCAGGGCATGTACGAACTGCGCGCCGACGGCCTGGCCAAGGCGGCGGGCGGTTTGACCTCGGTGCGCGAGGTGTCCCGAGTAGCAGTCTGA
- a CDS encoding GlxA family transcriptional regulator, with protein MRKNRAMVHTIAVLVLEGVVPFDLGVPAQVFGASRDADRNRLYQLLFCGEGPASTEAGFTVTPEFGLSAVDRADTVLVPGIHTGGPVTDGTLPEPVRAALLAAAARGARIVSICTGASVLAAAGLLDGRPAATHWAWAKRIGGLYPRVDWDFDVLFVDDGDVLTSAGVGAGVDLCLHIVRSDHGAEVANRAARRCVVPPFRDGGQAQYIERPIPAAAGAGTEPTRAWVLDRLSEPITLEEMAGHARMSVRTFTRRFRDETGSSPRQWLLRQRVEHARLLLESTDLGVDVVARRSGLGSATALRQHLHATIGVAPSAYRRTFRH; from the coding sequence ATGCGTAAGAATCGAGCCATGGTTCACACGATCGCCGTGCTCGTCCTGGAGGGCGTCGTCCCGTTCGACCTCGGAGTGCCGGCCCAGGTTTTCGGCGCGTCCCGCGACGCGGACCGGAATCGCCTCTACCAGCTGCTCTTCTGCGGCGAGGGACCGGCGTCGACCGAAGCCGGCTTCACGGTGACGCCGGAGTTCGGCCTCTCGGCGGTGGACCGGGCCGACACCGTGCTGGTTCCCGGCATCCATACCGGCGGCCCGGTCACCGACGGCACGCTTCCGGAGCCGGTCCGCGCCGCCCTGCTCGCCGCGGCCGCCCGCGGCGCCCGGATCGTGTCGATCTGCACGGGCGCCTCGGTGCTCGCCGCGGCCGGTCTGCTGGACGGCCGCCCGGCGGCCACCCACTGGGCCTGGGCGAAGCGGATCGGTGGCCTCTATCCGCGGGTCGACTGGGACTTCGACGTGCTCTTCGTCGACGACGGCGACGTGCTGACCTCCGCCGGGGTCGGTGCCGGGGTGGACCTCTGCCTGCACATCGTCCGCTCCGACCACGGCGCCGAGGTGGCCAACCGGGCCGCCCGCCGGTGCGTGGTGCCACCGTTCCGGGACGGCGGCCAGGCGCAGTACATCGAGCGCCCGATCCCGGCCGCGGCCGGCGCCGGCACCGAGCCGACCCGGGCCTGGGTCCTCGACCGGCTGAGCGAGCCGATCACCCTGGAGGAGATGGCCGGGCACGCCCGGATGAGCGTGCGCACCTTCACCCGCCGGTTCCGCGACGAGACCGGGTCGAGCCCGCGGCAGTGGCTGCTGCGGCAGCGGGTGGAGCACGCCCGGCTGCTGCTGGAGTCCACCGATCTGGGCGTGGACGTGGTAGCCCGGCGGTCCGGGCTGGGCAGCGCCACCGCCCTGCGGCAGCACCTGCACGCCACTATCGGGGTGGCGCCGTCGGCTTATCGCCGGACCTTTCGCCACTAA
- a CDS encoding MFS transporter yields the protein MRIHPAWTVAAVAFVALIGAAGFRSTPSVMLQPLHAEFGWSLGTISAAVSVNLLLYGLTAPFAAALMAKFGIRRVAAAALLLVALGSGLTVWMHQSWQLMLCWGVLVGLGTGSLALGFVATITGRWFVKHRGLVTGVLTAGGATGNLIFLPALSTITESHGWRTAALTVSAVALLVVPLILWRLRDHPRDLGVTALGGLTEPPAQPVGNAAKAALTALRDAARTRAFWLLAGGFAICGATTNGLVGTHFIPAAHDHGMPNTTAASLLALVGLFDIVGTIASGWLTDRVDSRVLLGAYYALRGLSLLVLPSILAATAHPSMLVFILFYGLDWVATVPPTVTLCREYFGAAGPVVFGWVFAAHQFGAAIAATSAGLVRDQLGAYTWAWYGAGALALLASILSLMLFAGKHLKPIAPGLGLAVPAAKA from the coding sequence ATGCGCATCCACCCCGCCTGGACGGTCGCCGCCGTCGCGTTCGTCGCGCTGATCGGTGCGGCCGGCTTCCGGTCCACCCCATCGGTGATGTTGCAGCCGCTGCACGCCGAGTTCGGCTGGTCGCTCGGCACCATCTCCGCCGCCGTCTCGGTGAACCTGCTGCTCTACGGCCTGACCGCGCCGTTCGCCGCGGCGCTGATGGCGAAGTTCGGCATCCGCCGGGTGGCCGCCGCCGCGCTGCTGCTGGTCGCGCTCGGCTCCGGGCTGACCGTGTGGATGCACCAGAGCTGGCAGCTGATGCTCTGCTGGGGCGTGCTGGTCGGGCTCGGCACCGGTTCGCTCGCGCTGGGCTTCGTGGCCACCATCACCGGCCGGTGGTTCGTCAAGCACCGGGGCCTGGTCACCGGGGTGCTCACGGCCGGTGGTGCGACCGGCAACCTGATCTTCCTGCCGGCGCTGTCGACCATCACCGAGTCGCACGGCTGGCGGACCGCGGCGCTCACCGTCTCGGCGGTCGCGCTGCTGGTCGTACCGTTGATCCTCTGGCGCCTCCGGGACCACCCGCGGGACCTCGGGGTGACGGCTCTCGGCGGGCTCACCGAGCCGCCGGCGCAGCCGGTGGGCAACGCCGCCAAGGCCGCGCTGACAGCTCTCCGCGACGCCGCCAGGACCCGGGCCTTCTGGCTGCTCGCCGGCGGTTTCGCGATCTGCGGGGCGACCACCAACGGCCTGGTCGGCACGCACTTCATCCCGGCCGCGCACGACCACGGCATGCCGAACACCACGGCGGCGAGCCTGCTCGCCCTGGTCGGCCTCTTCGACATCGTCGGCACGATCGCCTCCGGCTGGCTCACCGACCGCGTCGACAGCCGCGTCCTGCTCGGCGCCTACTACGCGCTGCGCGGTCTGTCCCTGCTGGTGCTGCCGTCGATCCTGGCCGCCACCGCACACCCGAGCATGCTGGTCTTCATCCTCTTCTACGGCCTCGACTGGGTCGCCACCGTGCCGCCCACCGTCACCCTGTGCCGCGAATACTTCGGCGCCGCCGGGCCTGTCGTCTTCGGCTGGGTCTTCGCCGCCCACCAGTTCGGCGCCGCGATCGCCGCCACCTCCGCCGGGCTGGTCCGCGATCAGCTGGGCGCCTACACCTGGGCCTGGTACGGCGCCGGCGCCCTGGCCCTGCTGGCCTCGATCCTGAGCCTGATGCTCTTCGCCGGCAAACACCTCAAGCCGATCGCGCCCGGCCTCGGCCTCGCGGTCCCGGCCGCCAAGGCCTGA
- a CDS encoding STAS domain-containing protein codes for MTTLDTAGGTTTVSLHGEIDVLTVEQVRVALGEAVAGRPGQIVVNMADVAFIDSTGLGALISGFQRARDQEIPFVLARPSDNVRQILVLSGLLEVVQVTP; via the coding sequence GTGACAACGCTGGATACCGCCGGCGGCACCACCACCGTCTCGCTGCACGGGGAGATCGACGTGCTGACCGTCGAGCAGGTTCGGGTGGCCCTCGGTGAGGCGGTGGCCGGGCGACCGGGCCAGATCGTGGTGAACATGGCGGACGTGGCGTTCATCGACTCCACCGGGCTGGGTGCGCTGATCTCGGGTTTCCAGCGGGCGCGCGACCAGGAGATCCCGTTCGTCCTGGCCCGCCCGAGCGACAACGTCCGCCAGATCCTGGTCCTCAGCGGCCTCCTCGAAGTGGTCCAGGTCACACCCTAG